The window ACACTTTAAAAACAAGGAGACAGGAAGCGCATATTTGGCAGAAATCAAAGAATTCGAAAAATTTTGTGATAAAGCCTTTTTAAATTCAGGCAAAAAGGATGCAGAAGCGTACTTTGAATTCCTCGGCAAACAGGAACATTTACAGAAAATCCAAATGAATACGCTGGCAAAAAAACTATGGGAGCTTCATTCATTCGCAGATTTTGTGCTGACAAAGAAAGAAGAATACCCTGTGCCAAAGGACTTTTGTGATGCATTTTATCCCCTCCTTGAAACGGTAAAAGGGCAGGAAAATATAGTACATTCGGTATCTGTTGAAGATATGGATGCACTGTATCAGGCAGCACAGGACGACATTATGGCATATACAATCATTGCCCTGATCCACAGGGCAGGACTTTCATCCACAGAAATTTCGGGATTAAGGCTTCAGGATTTTACAGTCTACGAAAACGGAACCTTTGCAGAACTTAGGGGCAAAGAAAGAGTATGCCTGATACCAGAGGATGTGTGCCGTATTTTAGAGTTATATCTGGCAGACAGGCAGGACTGTGAATCCCTTTTTTGTAATCGGCAGGGCAATCCCCTGAATAAA of the Luxibacter massiliensis genome contains:
- a CDS encoding tyrosine-type recombinase/integrase → MNKSTSSRIFWDIWKEFAGHFKNKETGSAYLAEIKEFEKFCDKAFLNSGKKDAEAYFEFLGKQEHLQKIQMNTLAKKLWELHSFADFVLTKKEEYPVPKDFCDAFYPLLETVKGQENIVHSVSVEDMDALYQAAQDDIMAYTIIALIHRAGLSSTEISGLRLQDFTVYENGTFAELRGKERVCLIPEDVCRILELYLADRQDCESLFCNRQGNPLNKMYISRMLKKYSIKAKISPLSAEKIRTTCGITMSAYGASSAQVARQMGITGMQIRKYKNKQYRDSLILKANGLVKMRIEPPD